In the Endozoicomonas sp. SCSIO W0465 genome, CAATGGCTTGACGCCCATCCACAGTTCAATGACTGGATTTATGAGGACTTAAGTTCTGGTGATAAACAGAACACTGGGCGGAACGGACTATCAGCAGAATCCGTTCTTCGTGCGGCACTCCTGAAACAGTATTTGAATTGTGATTATGACTACTTGTCGTTTGTTTTGATGGACTCCATGCTCTTTCGAGACTTTTGTCGCCTCGAACCAAACCAGCGCCCCAGTCGCTCCAGTTTGCATGGGCTCATCAGCCTTCTTACTGCATCTACATGGGAACGGATTAATAACTGTCAGCTAATGACCGCTAAAGATCAGGGTATTGAAAAAGGGCGCACTGTGGCTATTGACAGCACAGTCACCGAATCGGATATCAAACCTCCTTGCGACAGTGATCTTTTAGCCAGTTCCGTTAAAGAAATTTGTCGGCTGCTGGAACGGGGACAAACACTGACAGCGACACCGCTTTATGAATATACCCATCACAACCGAGCCGTAAAAGATGCGGCCAGAAAATGCATCTACGCTGGCAAAGAAGAGCGGCATCAGCATTATAAAAAACTGCTGCAGTTGACCCGAAAATCCCGGAAGGTACTTATCGAAGCTACTGTCACGCTAGCAAACGCCCGTCAGCAGGGGCAGTGTCTCCTGGCTGATGATGCCGACAAGTGGCAGGCCGATGTGGATCACCTGTTACCCCTGGTGGATGCAATAGTCTCCCAGACAGAGCGCAGGGTCTTTAAGGGTGAAAAGGTGCCAGCCCAGGAAAAAGTGGTTAGCCTGTATGAACCCCATACGGATATCATCGTAAAAGACAGGCGGCAAGTACAGTATGGCCATAAACTGAACCTGGTTCAGGGAAAAAGTCGATTGATCCTGGACCTGGTTATTGAGGAAGGTAACCCAGCGGATTCGGACCAATTCATTCCGATGATGGAAAGACAAAAAGAAATTTATGGTCGTGTACCTCGCCAGACAAGCGGTGACGGCGGATACGCGTGTCGCGCTAATTTGGAAAAAGCCAAGGCCATGGGAATCAGCGATGTAGCTTTTAATAAGAAGCGCGGACTTGAAGTCGAAGAGATGACTAAAAGTCAGTATGTGTATAAAACGCTCTTTCGCTTCCGGGCAGGTATTGAAGCGGGAATTTCGTGGCTAAAGAGATGTTTTGGGCTATCACGTTGCCACTGCAAGGGTTCTGAGCGTTTTGATTCTCATTGCTGGTTATCGGTGGTCTGTTACAACCTGGTGATTCTGGCCAGACACCCGGCACCATCCTGATAGCCACCTCCACGCTACATGAAAGTACCTTTCCAGCATGGTGGGAGGATGTTTTCTGCCTGCTTTTCGCGTTTTTCTCCAATATCCGTCCCAGATTAGAGAAAAAAAGGGAAGAGTTTTTGCGGCTCTCTGGAATTTCAGGAAATATCAAAACGCACGTACAATCTAATTATGATTGCCTGATGCGTTTTTGGACGAGAACTAGGTAACGTCCCGCAAATCAAATTTAACAAACTGCTTTTGCCGCAACCGCTGGGACCCAATACCGAGACCACTTCACCACCTTCCACACGGCAGCTGATCTTATCCAGAAGCCTCTGGCCATTCAGACTGATAGCAATTTGATCAAGAATCAGAGTCAAGAATTCAGTCTCCTGGCAAAGTATCCATTTCTGATGGTCCAATAGCTCAGAAAAAAAGCCATGATATAAACAATGTAACTATTCAGCACTGAGCAAAGGCATATTACAGTAATTCCGAACAGCTCTATGAAGTGATTGATATATGTCCATTCCCTGTTTTCTGGCAGACGACAAATAGCTGCGAATCCGTGCAAACATAGAACCACCGTCTGCACTCCTGAAGCAGCCTGAGATTTTCTGCTTTAACTTGGCCATTCGAACATCCCGCTCACTGCCATTGTTATCGAAGGGAATGGTAAAATCTGACATGAAGCGCAGTGTCTCAGCCTTGAACTCAGTGAGTCGTTTGAAGAGATTGTAAGCTTTAGTATTCTTGACTTTCTTGCGCTTAAGCTCCTCTCGTTGCTTCTCCATATAGACGACTTCTTTCATTAGAGCCCGCTGAAGCAACCGGTCATAAATCTTCTCGATTCGTTCACAGACAACACTTGGCATCTGTAGCATACCTATGGTCTTAAAGCCCTTGCAGTAATGCCAGGAAAGCCTCAGTAGCTTCATCAATCGCAACGCCAGTTGATTGCTGTCCCTATCAACAACACCCAAAAGCTCCCTCAGGTGATGGGCATTGCAAAGTACGTGAGTTGCCGCATATGCAAAATAGGATTTCCAATGATCATGAACCAGAACGCCTGCAAATGTTAGCAGTATGCCCATCGTGTCCATGGCCTCACGACCTCGCTTTTCAGACAAGTAGTAGAGCGTCCATTGTTCATCCCGCATAACGTGTAGCCAGTGCAAAGAGCCCTCGGCCCGCATACCCGTTTCATCGGCTCCGGCAACAGACGATTCCCGCAAGGCGTCACGAATAACCTCTTCAGTAGAAGCCAGATTTTCATAGGTTCTGGCCACAAAATTGGCGACAGTGCCTGCACTTACACTCATTTTATAGAGAGTATTAAAATACTCTGACACGCGCTTAAAAGGCAGGAAATGGTATTGGTTAAGATAGACGGCCATAGCCTGTGTGGCTGAGCCATATTGTGCGGCAGCGGTAACACCTTCCGGGAATTCAGCCTGATTCCGACAACCACAAGTGCAGATTTTTACTTCAGCTCTATGGGCCGTTACTTCAAATTCACCCGGTCTCCCTGGTTCAAACACCTGTCGTTCAATATATTTGACCGGCTCACTATCAAGAAGAGACGCCTGACATTTATTGCATTCTTTAACCGGAAGGTACTCAATATAGTCAGGGATATCGACCTGTTTAAGACAAGTGCCCTGATGCCCTTTCTTTCCACCGGCTTTATTACCAGAAGACTGTCTCAGACTTTTAGGATTGGGTTTTTCATCCGATGGATCGGTACCTTTATCTGCGGAAAGGTCGTCAGAATGATCTGGAGAATTACTGTTTTTACAAGGTTTTTGATAACCATCAGACGATGGCGGCTTGCTGCTGTTTTGACTGTTCTTGCCAACCTTTTCTTCCAATTCTCGACATCGCTCTTCCAGACAGGCAACTCTCATCCGCAGCTCTGCATTCTCTTTCAAGAGAATCTCAGCCGACATAGTTGCGGGTAGTTCTGGAATCATGCTGGCGAATATTGTGGAAAAATGGTGCTTAAGAGGATGGTATAAAAATCAGAAAATTCCAGATTTATGTGGGGGTGCTGAACAGTTACTAAACAATAAAAGGCAGGAACATCTGAACAAGCCCGTAAACGCCAATCAAACGACGATTTCCTCCGGAAACCAGACTCACGGCTTCGGTTGTTACCGTCTCCACCCGTCCGGCACTGGCAAACAGGGTTGGCAGATATTGGGCGATACTGACCGCAAAGCCCAATGCGAGGCTGGCCATTACCGGGCGCCAGAGTACGCCCAGCTTCACCTGAACAAAGGTCTTCAGCCAGGACCCGGATAATAACAGTCCCTGAAGACTATGACGCTGATCATAGTGCTGCCATGGGCCTGACAAACTCAGAAAGCAGTAGGGCAATACGAACAGCAAATGCAGTCCGGTCACCGTCAACCAGTGACCCTCAGCCCCCCATTGCAGCAGAAGCAGCTGAACACCAAACAAAAAGGTCATTTGCGGCAAAAGCAACGGAATATACATTGCACCTCTGGTCAGCAGGGATAGCCACTGTCCGGACGACTGACTCTTTTGCTGCTTAAGATCATTCAGTTCAAGCAAAATTACCGCAATAATGTTGGCAGCCAAGGTAGCGGTCAAGCCGATCAGCAGGGAATTAACAATGGGCTCTCTCATGCCATCCCAGGCTCTCTCCCAGCTTCGTAAAGACCAGTCTGGCCAGATAGAGGGGAATCGCCAGCGCCAGACAAAAGACCATATAAACAGAGCGCTTCCCCCTGCCAAAAAAAGCATAAGCAATGACTGCCAGGCTTTTCTGCTGAATAAAAGCCAGAGACCACTGAAGCGACCACGATGCCCATTGATCAACCAGTTTCTGAGCAGCTTGCCCATGCCCCGTTCCATCAGGTAAAAGCCCCCAATAACAGAAACCACCAGCAGTAATAAAAGTACACTACCCGATGCAGCGAGCAGACTTTTGGATAAATCCGGGTCATATATCCATTGCAGGATCTGCACAGCAAATGTCGGTGGATTTGCCGGTCC is a window encoding:
- a CDS encoding ISNCY family transposase; translation: MRKKRNPQCSMELHYVPHEICSQLSGISQWLDAHPQFNDWIYEDLSSGDKQNTGRNGLSAESVLRAALLKQYLNCDYDYLSFVLMDSMLFRDFCRLEPNQRPSRSSLHGLISLLTASTWERINNCQLMTAKDQGIEKGRTVAIDSTVTESDIKPPCDSDLLASSVKEICRLLERGQTLTATPLYEYTHHNRAVKDAARKCIYAGKEERHQHYKKLLQLTRKSRKVLIEATVTLANARQQGQCLLADDADKWQADVDHLLPLVDAIVSQTERRVFKGEKVPAQEKVVSLYEPHTDIIVKDRRQVQYGHKLNLVQGKSRLILDLVIEEGNPADSDQFIPMMERQKEIYGRVPRQTSGDGGYACRANLEKAKAMGISDVAFNKKRGLEVEEMTKSQYVYKTLFRFRAGIEAGISWLKRCFGLSRCHCKGSERFDSHCWLSVVCYNLVILARHPAPS
- a CDS encoding ATP-binding cassette domain-containing protein; its protein translation is MDHQKWILCQETEFLTLILDQIAISLNGQRLLDKISCRVEGGEVVSVLGPSGCGKSSLLNLICGTLPSSRPKTHQAIIIRLYVRFDIS
- a CDS encoding IS66 family transposase → MIPELPATMSAEILLKENAELRMRVACLEERCRELEEKVGKNSQNSSKPPSSDGYQKPCKNSNSPDHSDDLSADKGTDPSDEKPNPKSLRQSSGNKAGGKKGHQGTCLKQVDIPDYIEYLPVKECNKCQASLLDSEPVKYIERQVFEPGRPGEFEVTAHRAEVKICTCGCRNQAEFPEGVTAAAQYGSATQAMAVYLNQYHFLPFKRVSEYFNTLYKMSVSAGTVANFVARTYENLASTEEVIRDALRESSVAGADETGMRAEGSLHWLHVMRDEQWTLYYLSEKRGREAMDTMGILLTFAGVLVHDHWKSYFAYAATHVLCNAHHLRELLGVVDRDSNQLALRLMKLLRLSWHYCKGFKTIGMLQMPSVVCERIEKIYDRLLQRALMKEVVYMEKQREELKRKKVKNTKAYNLFKRLTEFKAETLRFMSDFTIPFDNNGSERDVRMAKLKQKISGCFRSADGGSMFARIRSYLSSARKQGMDIYQSLHRAVRNYCNMPLLSAE
- a CDS encoding ABC transporter permease, whose product is MMAVPHVALAFGIIFVLMPSGLLARLVAIFAGWSFPPDWQMVQDPYGISLVLLLVIKETPFLIVMMAASVVQLPVAETLRLGGTLGYQSGVIWLKLIGPQLYPMIRLPVYTVLAFSVSVVDIALVIGPANPPTFAVQILQWIYDPDLSKSLLAASGSVLLLLLVVSVIGGFYLMERGMGKLLRNWLINGHRGRFSGLWLLFSRKAWQSLLMLFLAGGSALFIWSFVWRWRFPSIWPDWSLRSWERAWDGMREPIVNSLLIGLTATLAANIIAVILLELNDLKQQKSQSSGQWLSLLTRGAMYIPLLLPQMTFLFGVQLLLLQWGAEGHWLTVTGLHLLFVLPYCFLSLSGPWQHYDQRHSLQGLLLSGSWLKTFVQVKLGVLWRPVMASLALGFAVSIAQYLPTLFASAGRVETVTTEAVSLVSGGNRRLIGVYGLVQMFLPFIV